One Denticeps clupeoides chromosome 3, fDenClu1.1, whole genome shotgun sequence DNA window includes the following coding sequences:
- the adra1ab gene encoding alpha-1A adrenergic receptor, which translates to MATLPKDNFSAVSLRENCSNCSVPVSPGVDPSKVVLLGLVLVVFVVFGVLGNVLVILSVVCHRHLHSVTHYLVANLAAADLLLSLAVVPFSAASEALGRWVFGRTLCSTWATLDVLCCTASILSLCVISVDRYLAVRYPLRYPYLATRRRGVSAVVAIWVLSAAICVGPLFGWREPMPEDEAICGVNEDPSYALFSALGSFYVPLAVILAMYCQVYVVARRETRSLIQGQKRDGLDAEAVTLRIHRGNTRSSSTEEQDGRRGHFTLRLLKFSREKKAAKTLGMVVGCFVLCWLPFFLVLPIGSIFPSYRPSEAVFKVTFWLGYFNSCLNPIIYPCFSQEFKKAFQNVLRCQCLRRTTRPSKFPGGPNPGPLPLLTPHPPVSSSSSTSLQYPSVPVPPSHSHAAEHRSKNLLKVCCFRANPRPHTCTSLVQGKTLRLSLGTKAGQAV; encoded by the exons ATGGCCACCCTGCCGAAAGATAACTTCAGCGCGGTCTCTCTCCGCGAGAACTGCTCGAACTGCAGCGTGCCGGTGTCGCCGGGGGTCGACCCCTCAAAAGTTGTGCTCTTAGGCCTGGTCCTGGTGGTCTTTGTGGTTTTTGGGGTGCTGGGCAACGTCCTGGTCATCCTGTCTGTGGTGTGCCATCGTCACCTACACTCCGTTACCCACTACCTGGTGGCGAACCTGGCCGCCGCCGACCTGCTGCTCAGTTTGGCGGTGGTGCCCTTCTCGGCCGCCTCGGAGGCGCTGGGACGCTGGGTGTTTGGACGGACGCTGTGCAGCACCTGGGCCACTCTGGATGTCCTCTGCTGCACGGCCTCCATACTCAGCCTGTGCGTGATCTCGGTGGACCGCTACCTGGCGGTCCGGTACCCGCTGCGCTACCCCTACCTGGCCACCAGGCGGCGGGGGGTGTCCGCCGTGGTGGCCATCTGGGTCCTGTCGGCGGCCATCTGCGTGGGTCCTCTGTTCGGCTGGAGGGAGCCCATGCCGGAGGACGAGGCCATATGCGGGGTGAACGAGGACCCGAGCTACGCGCTGTTCTCCGCGCTGGGGTCCTTCTACGTGCCGCTGGCCGTCATCCTGGCCATGTACTGCCAGGTGTATGTGGTGGCGCGCCGCGAGACCAGGAGTCTCATCCAGGGCCAGAAGAGGGACGGCCTGGATGCAGAAGCTGTGACGCTCCGCATCCACCGTGGGAACACCAGGAGCAGCTCCACGGAGGAGCAGGACGGGAGGCGGGGTCACTTCACCCTCCGTCTGCTGAAGTTCTCCCGGGAGAAGAAAGCAGCCAAGACCCTGGGCATGGTGGTGGGCTGCTTCGTCCTCTGCTGGTTGCCTTTCTTCTTAGTGCTGCCTATAG GGTCCATATTCCCATCATACAGGCCATCGGAAGCGGTCTTTAAGGTGACCTTCTGGCTTGGCTACTTCAACAGCTGCCTCAACCCGATCATTTACCCCTGCTTCAGCCAGGAGTTCAAGAAGGCCTTCCAGAACGTCCTCCGATGCCAGTGTTTGAGACGGACAACCAGACCGTCCAAGTTTCCTGGAGGTCCAAACCCAGGTCCTTTACCCTTGcttaccccccaccccccagtgtCCTCTAGTTCCTCTACTTCGCTTCAATATCCTTCAGTGCCGGTTCCTCCATCTCACAGCCATGCGGCCGAGCACCGCAGCAAGAACCTGCTGAAGGTCTGCTGTTTCAGGGCCAATCCCAGACCTCACACATGTACCAGCTTGGTACAGGGCAAGACTCTGAGACTGTCCCTGGGGACCAAGGCAGGCCAGGCTGTGTGA